The following are encoded together in the Panicum virgatum strain AP13 chromosome 6K, P.virgatum_v5, whole genome shotgun sequence genome:
- the LOC120712940 gene encoding UBX domain-containing protein 1-like isoform X2, whose protein sequence is MIKANRPDILTAMAVPQVDKKMLSELESMGFPTTRSIRALHFSGNSNLESAVNWLLEHESDPDIDQLPLIPREIPIECGDTSNEVRNDIQGMRDPVQEQKREERTETGRQNETSQLERELNADEQEEEDRKRILALYKQKRDEEGRAREQKRNQLQDDQRERIRASKDLMEAKRTLEENQRKRMMESRIADQEEEKRARERIRQRIADDRAERRRRLGLPQENPAGASVPIITPTKVKPVERVVTSEQLRDCLRTLKKNHKDDSARVTRAYQTLLKIIANIVKNPAEDKFRRIRLSNPIFKDRVGNLQGGTEFLELCGFQRLSASGYLVMPRDRIDMTLLNAAGVEIASAMENPYFGLLSK, encoded by the exons ATGATTAAGGCCAACAGACCTGACATACTCACAG CTATGGCTGTCCCACAAGTTGATAAGAAAATGCTCAGTGAACTTGAATCCATGGGATTCCCAACCACTCGTTCAATCAGGGCACTCCATTTTTCAG GTAATTCCAATCTTGAATCTGCTGTAAACTGGCTTCTGGAACATGAAAGTGACCCAGACATTGATCAGCTACCATTG ATTCCACGAGAAATCCCCATTGAATGCGGTGACACATCAAATGAAGTAAGAAATGACATTCAAGGAATGAG GGATCCCGTGCAGGAGCAGAAACGAGAAGAACGGACTGAAACTGGAAGACAGAAT GAGACATCCCAGTTGGAACGAGAATTAAATGCAGATGaacaggaggaagaagatagaaAGAG GATATTAGCACTATATAAGCAAAAACGAGATGAGGAAGGAAGAGCAAGAGAGCAAAAACGAAATCAGTTACAAGATGATCAG AGGGAGAGGATTCGAGCTTCTAAAGATCTTATGGAAGCAAAACGAACTCTTGAGGAAAATCAAAGAAAGCG CATGATGGAAAGTCGTATAGCagatcaagaagaggagaaaagagcaagagagagaatACGACAGCGTATAGCAGATGATAGG GCAGAAAGAAGGAGAAGGCTTGGTTTGCCACAGGAAAATCCTGCTGGGGCTTCAGTTCCGATCATAACGCCCACAAAG GTAAAACCTGTTGAACGTGTTGTAACTTCAGAACAACTGAGAGATTGCCTGCGAACTCTGAAGAAGAATCACAAG GATGACAGTGCCAGAGTCACAAGAGCATACCAAACATTGTTGAAGATTATCGCCAACATTGTTAAGAACCCAGCAGAGGACAAGTTCAGGAGGATTCGGCTCAGCAACCCTATTTTCAAG GACAGGGTGGGTAACCTGCAAGGAGGCACAGAATTCCTGGAGCTGTGCGGGTTCCAGAGGCTCAGCGCCAGCGGCTACCTGGTGATGCCCAGGGACAGGATCGACATGACGCTCCTCAACGCCGCCGGAGTCGAGATCGCGTCGGCCATGGAGAACCCCTACTTCGGGCTGCTCTCCAAGTGA
- the LOC120712940 gene encoding UBX domain-containing protein 1-like isoform X1, producing the protein MIKANRPDILTAMAVPQVDKKMLSELESMGFPTTRSIRALHFSGNSNLESAVNWLLEHESDPDIDQLPLIPREIPIECGDTSNEVRNDIQGMRDPVQEQKREERTETGRQNETSQLERELNADEQEEEDRKRILALYKQKRDEEGRAREQKRNQLQDDQRERIRASKDLMEAKRTLEENQRKRMMESRIADQEEEKRARERIRQRIADDRAERRRRLGLPQENPAGASVPIITPTKQVKPVERVVTSEQLRDCLRTLKKNHKDDSARVTRAYQTLLKIIANIVKNPAEDKFRRIRLSNPIFKDRVGNLQGGTEFLELCGFQRLSASGYLVMPRDRIDMTLLNAAGVEIASAMENPYFGLLSK; encoded by the exons ATGATTAAGGCCAACAGACCTGACATACTCACAG CTATGGCTGTCCCACAAGTTGATAAGAAAATGCTCAGTGAACTTGAATCCATGGGATTCCCAACCACTCGTTCAATCAGGGCACTCCATTTTTCAG GTAATTCCAATCTTGAATCTGCTGTAAACTGGCTTCTGGAACATGAAAGTGACCCAGACATTGATCAGCTACCATTG ATTCCACGAGAAATCCCCATTGAATGCGGTGACACATCAAATGAAGTAAGAAATGACATTCAAGGAATGAG GGATCCCGTGCAGGAGCAGAAACGAGAAGAACGGACTGAAACTGGAAGACAGAAT GAGACATCCCAGTTGGAACGAGAATTAAATGCAGATGaacaggaggaagaagatagaaAGAG GATATTAGCACTATATAAGCAAAAACGAGATGAGGAAGGAAGAGCAAGAGAGCAAAAACGAAATCAGTTACAAGATGATCAG AGGGAGAGGATTCGAGCTTCTAAAGATCTTATGGAAGCAAAACGAACTCTTGAGGAAAATCAAAGAAAGCG CATGATGGAAAGTCGTATAGCagatcaagaagaggagaaaagagcaagagagagaatACGACAGCGTATAGCAGATGATAGG GCAGAAAGAAGGAGAAGGCTTGGTTTGCCACAGGAAAATCCTGCTGGGGCTTCAGTTCCGATCATAACGCCCACAAAG CAGGTAAAACCTGTTGAACGTGTTGTAACTTCAGAACAACTGAGAGATTGCCTGCGAACTCTGAAGAAGAATCACAAG GATGACAGTGCCAGAGTCACAAGAGCATACCAAACATTGTTGAAGATTATCGCCAACATTGTTAAGAACCCAGCAGAGGACAAGTTCAGGAGGATTCGGCTCAGCAACCCTATTTTCAAG GACAGGGTGGGTAACCTGCAAGGAGGCACAGAATTCCTGGAGCTGTGCGGGTTCCAGAGGCTCAGCGCCAGCGGCTACCTGGTGATGCCCAGGGACAGGATCGACATGACGCTCCTCAACGCCGCCGGAGTCGAGATCGCGTCGGCCATGGAGAACCCCTACTTCGGGCTGCTCTCCAAGTGA
- the LOC120712940 gene encoding UBX domain-containing protein 1-like isoform X3, whose amino-acid sequence MIKANRPDILTAMAVPQVDKKMLSELESMGFPTTRSIRALHFSGNSNLESAVNWLLEHESDPDIDQLPLIPREIPIECGDTSNEVRNDIQGMRDPVQEQKREERTETGRQNLERELNADEQEEEDRKRILALYKQKRDEEGRAREQKRNQLQDDQRERIRASKDLMEAKRTLEENQRKRMMESRIADQEEEKRARERIRQRIADDRAERRRRLGLPQENPAGASVPIITPTKQVKPVERVVTSEQLRDCLRTLKKNHKDDSARVTRAYQTLLKIIANIVKNPAEDKFRRIRLSNPIFKDRVGNLQGGTEFLELCGFQRLSASGYLVMPRDRIDMTLLNAAGVEIASAMENPYFGLLSK is encoded by the exons ATGATTAAGGCCAACAGACCTGACATACTCACAG CTATGGCTGTCCCACAAGTTGATAAGAAAATGCTCAGTGAACTTGAATCCATGGGATTCCCAACCACTCGTTCAATCAGGGCACTCCATTTTTCAG GTAATTCCAATCTTGAATCTGCTGTAAACTGGCTTCTGGAACATGAAAGTGACCCAGACATTGATCAGCTACCATTG ATTCCACGAGAAATCCCCATTGAATGCGGTGACACATCAAATGAAGTAAGAAATGACATTCAAGGAATGAG GGATCCCGTGCAGGAGCAGAAACGAGAAGAACGGACTGAAACTGGAAGACAGAAT TTGGAACGAGAATTAAATGCAGATGaacaggaggaagaagatagaaAGAG GATATTAGCACTATATAAGCAAAAACGAGATGAGGAAGGAAGAGCAAGAGAGCAAAAACGAAATCAGTTACAAGATGATCAG AGGGAGAGGATTCGAGCTTCTAAAGATCTTATGGAAGCAAAACGAACTCTTGAGGAAAATCAAAGAAAGCG CATGATGGAAAGTCGTATAGCagatcaagaagaggagaaaagagcaagagagagaatACGACAGCGTATAGCAGATGATAGG GCAGAAAGAAGGAGAAGGCTTGGTTTGCCACAGGAAAATCCTGCTGGGGCTTCAGTTCCGATCATAACGCCCACAAAG CAGGTAAAACCTGTTGAACGTGTTGTAACTTCAGAACAACTGAGAGATTGCCTGCGAACTCTGAAGAAGAATCACAAG GATGACAGTGCCAGAGTCACAAGAGCATACCAAACATTGTTGAAGATTATCGCCAACATTGTTAAGAACCCAGCAGAGGACAAGTTCAGGAGGATTCGGCTCAGCAACCCTATTTTCAAG GACAGGGTGGGTAACCTGCAAGGAGGCACAGAATTCCTGGAGCTGTGCGGGTTCCAGAGGCTCAGCGCCAGCGGCTACCTGGTGATGCCCAGGGACAGGATCGACATGACGCTCCTCAACGCCGCCGGAGTCGAGATCGCGTCGGCCATGGAGAACCCCTACTTCGGGCTGCTCTCCAAGTGA